A single Botrytis cinerea B05.10 chromosome 1, complete sequence DNA region contains:
- the BcnoxD gene encoding BcnoxD codes for MGRLIKNHWARLIVLTAAIYQVAAAIEGFFWPKIFWDFLTKNLDGAVKPFPILQIINLVFGLFMLAWEWPLGFIAGTSFYRSIEARLVVLPLTALAAALLYQATNPAIYYTIALVVYFWAYSEGEVIAGVWKLPPRRSATGKV; via the exons ATGGGAAGACTTATCAAGAACCACTGGGCACGTCTAATTGTCCTCACTGCCGCAATTT ATCAAGTAGCAGCTGCAATCGAAGGATTCTTCTGGCCCAAAATCTTCTGGGACTTCCTCACCAAGAATCTCGACGGTGCAGTCAAGCCATTTCCAATACtacaaataatcaatttgGTTTTTGGTCTCTTCATGCTAGCTTGGGAGTGGCCACTTGGATTCATCGCTGGCACGTCTTTCTATCGCAGCATCGAGGCTCGACTGGTTGTCCTCCCTTTGACAGCTCTGGCTGCCGCATTACTATATCAAGCCACCAATCCCGCTATCTACTACACCATTGCACTGGTGGTATATTTCTGGGCATATAGTGAAGGAGAAGTGATAGCAGGTGTTTGGAAGCTTCCTCCTCGGAGATCCGCCACGGGGAAAGTTTAA